The Chitinophagales bacterium genomic interval CTTCCAAATTGCAGGTATCGCTGGCTATAGTTTTTCCTTCCGCTTTCTCCGGCATAATTGCTTCAGTGATCCTCGCTTTCTCCCGTGCAATCGGAGAAACAATGATTGTGGCCATAGCAGCCGGGCAATCCACGGTGCCGAATATTAATCCGCTGAATCCGGTATCCACCATGACGGCGTATATCGTGCAGGTAAGCCAGGGAGATACGCCGTACGGAACACTTGCTTACAATACCATTTTCGCAGTTGCAATTACCCTGTTCCTGTTCACATTCATGCTCAATATCATCAGCTTCAGAATCAGGAAAAGATTCCTCGCTGTTGGAGGAGACTAAGTTATGCATCACAATATATGACACCATTTGAACGACATGCGCTGATACAAAGAACCAAGAACGCCACGTTCCAGGTATTTGCCATTATCGGTTTGCTGCTTGCCGTAAGCGTCCTCTTTATGTTGCTTGCCAATGTGCTGAAGGACGGGTTATTCAGGTTAGACTGGTCATTCATCACGAGTTATCCATCCAGGCGTGCGGAAGCGGCAGGCATTATTCCCGGACTGGTGGGCACATTGCTGTTGGTGCTGCTCACCGCTCTCATTGCTATTCCCATCGGCATTGGCGCTGCCATTTATCTGGAAGAATATGGACGGAAGAACTGGCTCGGGCGACTCATTGAAATCAATATTGCCAATCTTGCCGGAGTACCTTCAATCGTTTACGGATTGCTTGGGCTTGGCTTGTTTGTGCGATGGATGCAACTTGACCGCAGCCTGCTTGCCGGTGCACTGACCATGGCATTATTGATTATGCCAGTAATTATTATCTCCACACGCGAAGCGATCAAAGCGGTGCCGGCGGGTGTACGTGAAGCATCCTGGGCCGTAGGTGCAACCCGCTGGCAAACCATCTGGCATCATTTATTGCCGATTTCCTTTCCATCGATACTTACCGGAATCATCCTTGCCGTTTCGCGTGCTATCGGCGAAACAGCGCCTATGATTACAATAGGCGCCTTAACCTATGTCACATTCCTGCCTTCTGACGTACATTCGCCGTTCACCGTATTGCCTATACAGATATTCAACTGGGTATCGCGTCCGCAACAGGCATTCCATGAAAATGCAGCGGCCGGCATCATTGTATTGCTGATTTTTACCTTGTTCCTGAATTCAATGGCCATTATCCTCAGAAACCGCTTCAGTAAATAACCGATGTATAAAGTAGAAACAAGGAACCTGAACCTTCATTATGGTGCAACCCATGCGCTGAAAAATGTGACCATGGGTATTGAGGAGAAGAAAGTGGTGGCGATGATTGGCCCTTCCGGTTGCGGCAAATCAACCTACCTGCGCCTCTTCAACAGGATGAATGACATGATCGACAATGTGAAGATTGATGGTGAAGTACTGTTCAATGGAAAAAATATTTATGACAGTGGCATAAGGGTGGAAGAAATACGGAAGAAAATCGGCATGGTATTTCAAAAACCCAATCCCTTCCCGAAATCAATTTTTGAAAATGTCGCTTATGGATTAAGGGTGAATGGCATCACCAATAAAAAATTCATTGAAGAGTCGGTGGAACGTTCCCTCCGCCATGCTGCGTTGTGGGAGGAAGTGAAGGATGATCTGAAAAAATCTGCGTTGTCAATCTCAGGCGGACAGCAACAAAGGTTATGTATCGCAAGGGCTTTGGCGGTGGAACCGTCCGTAATCCTGATGGACGAACCTTGTTCTGCCCTTGACCCGATCAGCAATGCCAAAATTGAAGAACTGATCTATGAACTGAAGAAGCAGTACACCATCATCATTGTAACACACAATATGCAACAGGCTGCCAGGGTGAGCGACCGTACCGCATTTTTCTACCTGGGAGAATTGATTGAATACAACGACACGAAAGAAATCTTTACCAATCCAAGAAATGAACGTACCCAGAATTACATCACGGGAAGATTCGGATAAAACCATCCACTGTTAAAAAAAAGATAACATACCACGGAGGAGTGGTATAGATGCTTCGCATTAACTTCCATCTGGTGAATCAGCTGAAACACTGTAACACCTGGTGATTCAAAACAACTGAAGAACAACAAACCATGCCAAACGAAGAATTGACAACCCGGAAAACCACCCACCTCGATGCTGAACTGGACCGGCTGAAAGGCCAGATTGAAGAGATGGGAACACTGGTGCAGAATCAACTGAAGAAAAGCATACTGGCCATCACAAAACTCAATAAGGAAATTGCGCGCGAAGTAATCTTCCAGGAACGCAGGGTAAATGCGGAGGAATTGAAAATTGACCGCGACTGCGAAAACATCATGGCACTCTTTAATCCCGTTGCCATAGACCTGCGGCTGGTTTTTGCTTCTTTCAAAATCAACAGCCACCTCGAACGTATCGGTGACAACGCAAAAGGCATTGCACGCTATGCCGTGCAGATTGAACAACCCTATGATGCCAAGTTGCTGGAAAACCTGCGGATCATGAAGATGTATGAGATAGCAGATGCAATGATCAGCGATAACCTGCTGGCATTCGCCAAATCAAATGCGTTACTGGCCAGGAACATCTTCAGCAAGGATGAACTGATGGATGAAATCAACAAGAGCGCCGACCAGGTGATCGCTGATTACCTGAAGTATCATCCTGAAGAAGTGGTGAACGCGCTACATATCGCATCGGTCATACACAAGCTGGAGCGCATCGGTGATCTGAATAAAAACATCGCTGAAGAAATCATCTTCTTCGTGGAAGCGAATGTGTTGAAACATGAAAAAGAAAAAATCTGATGATGTTCACGCTTGGTAATCCGACACCGCTTCATAAAACGCGCCTTATGGAAAATGTTTCCAAAATCCTGATTGTTGATGATGAAATTGATGTGCTGGAGTTTATCGCTTACAACCTGGAACGGGAAGGATTCAGAACGTTTATTGCCAAAGACGGGCTGGAAGCCATACGCATTGCCAAACAGGAGAAGCCCGACCTTATCCTGCTTGATGTCATGATGCCCAATCTCGACGGTTTCGCCGCCGCTGAACATTTCCGTAATCTGCGCGATCTTAAAAATACGCTGATTGTATTCCTGACCGCACGCAATGATGAAGAATCAGAATTGAAGGGATTTACGGTCGGCGCTGATGATTATATCACCAAACCCATCAAACCGAAACTGCTGGTGAGCCGTATCAAAGCACTGCTGCGCCGTAAGTCAGCCGGCAGCGACACGGAAATAGTGATGGTGGGTAATATCTCCATCGACCGCGACCGTCATGTGGTGAAGGTGAAGGAGGAGGAGATTTTTCTTGCCAGGAAGGAATTTGATCTCCTGTCATTGCTCGCTTCAAAACCCGGCCGTGTTTTTCCAAGGAATGAAATCCTCAATAAAGTCTGGGGCGATGATATTATCGTTGGCGACCGTACCATAGATGTTCATATAAGGAAGATACGGCAAAAGATCGGTGATGAGGTTATCAAAACAGTGAAGGGTGTAGGCTACAAATTTGAAATGTGATGTGAATAACAGGCCACACCAGGCCATTGCGGATAGCGTAGCTTTACCGCACATCAAATCTGCTGGATGCATACATGAAGAATCAGAATCCAAGGACACTTGCTTTCTATATTTCGCTGGCGGTAGCTCTCGTGGCAACCACAGTGGTCGCTGCCACCCAAACATTCCGCCTTGCCAACTGGCTGAGTTGCTTTGTACTATTCATAGTGGTGATGGGCATTTCTTATTTCCTTTTTTATTATGTACTCGAGGCCTTTATCTACCGCAAAATCAAACTCGTTTATAAAACGATTCATAATCTTAAGCTGAACCGTTTTACCAAAGATATACTGGGCAAATCGCTGCGTTCTGATGATCCGCTCACCGATGTGCAGGAAGAAGTGCAGCAATGGGCGGAGGACAGCCATAAAGAAATTGAAGGATTGCGAAAAGCGGAACAATACCGCAAAGAGTTTCTTTCTAACCTGTCACACGAATTCAAAACACCGCTGTTCAGCATACAGGGATATGTGCATACCCTGTTGGATGGCGCCATGGACGACAGTGAAGTGAACCGGCACTTCCTCGAAAAAACAGCCGGCAGCATCGAACGCCTCTGCAACCTTGTGAACGACCTGGAGGAAATTGCCAAACTGGAAAGCGGGGAAGAACAACTGGAATACGTGACGTTTGATATCTATTCACTCACTAAAGATGTATTTGAGGAAATGGAGTACAAAGCCAATATGCACGGCATCCATTTTTCTATTAAGAAAGGATGCGAAAGGCCTTTCTATGTTTCTGCCGACAAGGACAAAATACGGCAGGTAATGGTGAACCTTATTGATAACTCGATCAAATACGGAAATGAAAACGGCAATACCATCGTGAGTTTTTATGATATGGCCGATAACCTGCTGGTAGAGATAACCGATGATGGCATCGGTATCTCGGAAGAACATCTGCCGCGTCTGTTTGAACGATTTTACCGTATTGACAAGAGCCGCTCCCGCGAACAGGGCGGAACAGGCCTCGGACTTGCCATCGTAAAACACCTCATTGAGGCGCACGGTCAAACCATCAATGTGCGCAGCAAGGTTGGCGTAGGTTCTACATTTGGATTTACACTGATGAAAAATCCGGATAGCTGATCTATCATTAACCTTCCATAATAAAAAAAGACGGGCATGCTTTCTCGTCTTGCTGCTGCGATGATCTCTTGAATACCATTGTTGAATGGCAATCTGTTTAACTCTTTGCAATATTAATTATCCAAAGTATAAAGAACACCAGCGCCGCAATGCCAGCAACAGTTGCGAATACGCCGAAAACCCATGACGCGGTGATCAATAAACTTAATACAATTGCCGCGCCTGCAAGAATGATCCACAGCAATAACAACTTGTGCTGATCCTGGGTGATATCTGTCGGGGCTAAGGCCTTCAGCTTTTTGAATGTAGGAGTGAAGTCATACGACGGTTGTCCTGTAATACTGCCATTGGCATTGCTTTCAGAGAGGGGAGATTGCAAAGCTCCGGTCAGTGGTTGCTCAGCAGGCGCAAGGAAATTATTGCTGCTATTGATTTTCCTGAGATCAGGTTTTACTTCCACAGATGCCATATCGCTTTCGGGTGACTGGAGCAGGGATGGCAATGTTTTATCTGTCTTTTTCAAATCCTCTTTACTAAAGTTTTGCACTGTGCCCGCTTGCTCAGTATCCTGTTGCTTTTTTACATACTTAAGATGCGAATACCTGCTCGCTTCGTAACCCGTTGAACAGGAATTCAACAGGGAAGTAACTAACAGCAGCAGGCACAGGGTTTTCAGGGTAGCATAGTGATTCATGACACAAGAGGTGGTTTGGATGAAATTATGTCTTCAAAAATAATTCATTGCCCTTACAAGTGTAAAATTTCCTTCGTTCCTTTTCAGGAGGCGAAGGGTTCTGTTCTTCGCTGGCTTACTTTTCCTATTTTCGTACCAACGAACAATCACCTCACTTCATCTTTGGAGGATTATACAGCATCAACATGAAAGGAATCATTCTCGCCGGCGGGTCAGGAACCCGGTTATATCCGATTACTTATGCAATCAGCAAGCAGATCATGCCCATCTACGACAAACCCATGATCTATTATCCGCTGTCAGTGCTGATGATGGCGGGCATTAATGAAGTGCTGATTATTTCAACCCCGCAGGATATGCCGCAGTTCAAAAGATTGCTCAGCGATGGTTCACAACTCGGCTGTAACTTTCAGTATGCGATCCAGGAAAAACCAAACGGGCTCGCCCAGGCATTTGTAATTGGCGAAAAATTTATTGGAGGCGGCAGTGTGGCTTTGATCCTCGGCGACAATATTTTTTACGGATCAGGGCTGGGTACTTTCCTCGAACACAACACACAACCGGATGGCGGAATTATCTTTGCCTATCACGTAAGCGATCCTCAACGGTATGGTGTAGTTGAGTTTGATGATAAAAATACAGTGCTCTCCATCGAAGAAAAACCTGTTCATCCCAAATCAAACTTTGCGGTGCCCGGCTTGTATTTCTACGACAATGCTGTGGTTGAAATTGCAAAAAACCTGCAGCCGGGCAGCCGTGGAGAATATGAAATCACCGATGTAAACAAAGAATATCTCCAAAGAGGAAAATTGAAAGTGGCCATCCTCGACCGAGGTACGGCCTGGCTCGATACCGGCACTTTTGACTCACTCATGGCAGCCTCACAATTTGTGCAGGTAGTAGAAAACCGGCAGGGATTAAAAATAGGATGCATTGAAGAAATTGCCTGGCGCAAAAAATATATTGACGATCATCAATTGAAACACTTGGCGGAGCCATTGCTGAAAAGTGGTTACGGAAATTATTTGATGGAGTTGATGCGTTTAAAAACAAATAACTAAATTTAAACAGAACTGCAAAGTGCGTAAAATATTAATCACCGGCGGAGCAGGATTTATTGCCAGTTGCCTGGCTGATAAATTAGTGCAGGATGAAAACAATTACGTGGTGATTGTTGACAACCTGCTTACCGGTACGAAAGAAAAACTGCCGTCGAAGCAATACAAAAACTGGCACTTCATCAAAGCCGACGTCAACAAATTCGCTGATGTTTCCTCCATCATGGTGGCGTATCAGTTTGATTATGTGTTTCACTATGCAGCCGTGGTCGGCGTACAACGGACATTGAATAATCCGGTGAATGTTTTGAACGATATAAAAGGCATTCGCAACATTCTCGATCTTTCCAAAAACACCGGCGTGAAATGCGTCTATTATTCCTCCTCTTCCGAAGTATATGGTGAACCGGTTGAGTTTCCGCAGAATGAAGAAACGACTCCATTGAATTCAAGACTTCCTTATGCGATAGTAAAAAACGTAGGCGAGTCCTTTCTCAAATCTTATCACAAAGAATACGGTTTGAATTACACGATCTTTCGTTTCTTCAATACCTACGGCCCTAAGCAATCGGTTGACTTCGTGGTTTCCAAATTCATCCGCGCGGCATTACATCATAAGGAAATTGTGCTGTACGGCGACGGAAAACAAACACGCACCTTTCTGTTTATAGATGACAATATTGAAGCCACTGTAAATGCCCTCAACCAACAGAAATACCTGAATGCCGTTGTGAACATCGGTTGCGACGAGGAAACCACCATCATCAGCCTGGCAAAAAAAATCATCCGCATTACCAAATCAAAATCCAAAATCATTCATCATCCGCCATTAAAGGAAGGTGATATGCTGCGCCGGAAACCGGATGCTGAAAAAATGAAACAATTGATTAACCACCCTTTGGTGACACTGGATGAAGGATTGCGCAGAACGATTGCCTCCGGCAATTTCTGACGAAGTCATTGAATTGCTTTATGGGCTTTATATTTGAACTTGTATTGACGGTCAGCGATATAATAAAAGTGCCTGCCATAGCAGCAGCTATTCAACCCGGGTTGTTATAGGTTTGATGCAACAAGGAAGATGAGATATGCAGCCGGAGGCACCGGCAAATTATAGAGAAGACAACTGCTAATTAAACTATCTTGTGACAATATGATCAAGCGCTGGGTACTTAAAGAAACAGATCCGCATCAACTGGCAAGATTGCAGACTGCGCTGAATATTCACCCTGTATTATTACAACTGCTGGTACAAAGGGGCATCTCCACTTTTGAAGAGGCCAGGAAATTTTTCCGTCCTTCACTCGCCGACCTGCATGATCCGTTGCTGATGAAAGATATGGACGTCGCCGTAAAGCGAATTGAAAGGGCCATAGCAAACCATGAAAAGGTTTTGATTTACGGCGACTATGACGTTGACGGAACCACCTCCGTAGCTACTGTATATTCCTTCTTCCTGGCCTTGGGTGTGATGGTGGATTATTACGTTCCCAACCGTTACACGGAAGGATATGGCATCTCTTCACAGGGAATTGACTGGGCAAAAGAGAGAGGGTTCACCCTTATTATCGCATTGGACTGCGGGATAAAATCGATTGATAAAATCGAATATGCACGACAACGGTCCATTGATTTTATCATCTGCGACCATCATCTACCCGGCGAAACAATTCCTGCAGCCATTGCGGTGCTTGATCCTAAAAGAAGCGACTGCAGCTACCCTTATAAAGAGCTGAGTGGTTGCGGCATAGGATTTAAACTGATCAGTGCATTCGCGCAGCAAAACAATCTTCCTGATGAAAGCTATCTCCGGTACCTCGATTTTGTGGTGGTAAGCATTGCATCCGACATTGTACCGATTACCGGCGAAAACCGTGTGCTGGCCCATTATGGTTTATTGAAGATCAATCAGCAGCCCAGCGAAGGCCTCCGCGCCCTGATGCAGTCTAACACGGTTAAAAAGGAATTTACCATCTCCGACCTTGTATTCGTGATCGGGCCGCGCATCAATGCCGCAGGAAGAATGGATGATGCACGCAATGCCGTGCAACTGCTCATCTCCGAATCTGCTCATCATGCTGCGGGCAATGCGGAAGTGCTGAACAAACACAATACCGACCGGAGGGAGTTTGACAGTTCCATCACACTGGAAGCACTGGCCATGCTGGAAGCCGATCCTGCTCAGGCCGGTAAAAAAAGCACGGTGCTCTTTCAGCCGCACTGGCATAAGGGTGTAATCGGAATCGTCGCCTCCAGGCTGATTGATAAGTGGTATCGCCCTACCATCATCCTCACCGAATCAAATGGGCTTGCTACCGGTTCTGCACGTTCCGTGGCCGGCTTCGATATTTATGAAGCGATTCTCGCCTGCTGTGATTTGCTGGAACAGTTTGGCGGTCATATGTTTGCAGCCGGGCTTACCATGCGCATCGAAAATATTGAAGCATTTACCAATCGGTTTGAAGAGGTAGTGGCATCAACCATTGAAGAAAGGTACCTCACGCCGGAAATTGAAATCAATGCGGAACTGGAGATGGAAGAAATCACACCAAGGTTTTACAGTGTACTGAAACAGTTTGCTCCGTTCGG includes:
- the pstA gene encoding phosphate ABC transporter permease PstA, coding for MTPFERHALIQRTKNATFQVFAIIGLLLAVSVLFMLLANVLKDGLFRLDWSFITSYPSRRAEAAGIIPGLVGTLLLVLLTALIAIPIGIGAAIYLEEYGRKNWLGRLIEINIANLAGVPSIVYGLLGLGLFVRWMQLDRSLLAGALTMALLIMPVIIISTREAIKAVPAGVREASWAVGATRWQTIWHHLLPISFPSILTGIILAVSRAIGETAPMITIGALTYVTFLPSDVHSPFTVLPIQIFNWVSRPQQAFHENAAAGIIVLLIFTLFLNSMAIILRNRFSK
- the pstB gene encoding phosphate ABC transporter ATP-binding protein PstB yields the protein MYKVETRNLNLHYGATHALKNVTMGIEEKKVVAMIGPSGCGKSTYLRLFNRMNDMIDNVKIDGEVLFNGKNIYDSGIRVEEIRKKIGMVFQKPNPFPKSIFENVAYGLRVNGITNKKFIEESVERSLRHAALWEEVKDDLKKSALSISGGQQQRLCIARALAVEPSVILMDEPCSALDPISNAKIEELIYELKKQYTIIIVTHNMQQAARVSDRTAFFYLGELIEYNDTKEIFTNPRNERTQNYITGRFG
- the phoU gene encoding phosphate signaling complex protein PhoU, which gives rise to MPNEELTTRKTTHLDAELDRLKGQIEEMGTLVQNQLKKSILAITKLNKEIAREVIFQERRVNAEELKIDRDCENIMALFNPVAIDLRLVFASFKINSHLERIGDNAKGIARYAVQIEQPYDAKLLENLRIMKMYEIADAMISDNLLAFAKSNALLARNIFSKDELMDEINKSADQVIADYLKYHPEEVVNALHIASVIHKLERIGDLNKNIAEEIIFFVEANVLKHEKEKI
- a CDS encoding response regulator transcription factor; this translates as MENVSKILIVDDEIDVLEFIAYNLEREGFRTFIAKDGLEAIRIAKQEKPDLILLDVMMPNLDGFAAAEHFRNLRDLKNTLIVFLTARNDEESELKGFTVGADDYITKPIKPKLLVSRIKALLRRKSAGSDTEIVMVGNISIDRDRHVVKVKEEEIFLARKEFDLLSLLASKPGRVFPRNEILNKVWGDDIIVGDRTIDVHIRKIRQKIGDEVIKTVKGVGYKFEM
- a CDS encoding sensor histidine kinase, which encodes MKNQNPRTLAFYISLAVALVATTVVAATQTFRLANWLSCFVLFIVVMGISYFLFYYVLEAFIYRKIKLVYKTIHNLKLNRFTKDILGKSLRSDDPLTDVQEEVQQWAEDSHKEIEGLRKAEQYRKEFLSNLSHEFKTPLFSIQGYVHTLLDGAMDDSEVNRHFLEKTAGSIERLCNLVNDLEEIAKLESGEEQLEYVTFDIYSLTKDVFEEMEYKANMHGIHFSIKKGCERPFYVSADKDKIRQVMVNLIDNSIKYGNENGNTIVSFYDMADNLLVEITDDGIGISEEHLPRLFERFYRIDKSRSREQGGTGLGLAIVKHLIEAHGQTINVRSKVGVGSTFGFTLMKNPDS
- the rfbA gene encoding glucose-1-phosphate thymidylyltransferase RfbA encodes the protein MKGIILAGGSGTRLYPITYAISKQIMPIYDKPMIYYPLSVLMMAGINEVLIISTPQDMPQFKRLLSDGSQLGCNFQYAIQEKPNGLAQAFVIGEKFIGGGSVALILGDNIFYGSGLGTFLEHNTQPDGGIIFAYHVSDPQRYGVVEFDDKNTVLSIEEKPVHPKSNFAVPGLYFYDNAVVEIAKNLQPGSRGEYEITDVNKEYLQRGKLKVAILDRGTAWLDTGTFDSLMAASQFVQVVENRQGLKIGCIEEIAWRKKYIDDHQLKHLAEPLLKSGYGNYLMELMRLKTNN
- a CDS encoding NAD-dependent epimerase/dehydratase family protein, translating into MRKILITGGAGFIASCLADKLVQDENNYVVIVDNLLTGTKEKLPSKQYKNWHFIKADVNKFADVSSIMVAYQFDYVFHYAAVVGVQRTLNNPVNVLNDIKGIRNILDLSKNTGVKCVYYSSSSEVYGEPVEFPQNEETTPLNSRLPYAIVKNVGESFLKSYHKEYGLNYTIFRFFNTYGPKQSVDFVVSKFIRAALHHKEIVLYGDGKQTRTFLFIDDNIEATVNALNQQKYLNAVVNIGCDEETTIISLAKKIIRITKSKSKIIHHPPLKEGDMLRRKPDAEKMKQLINHPLVTLDEGLRRTIASGNF
- the recJ gene encoding single-stranded-DNA-specific exonuclease RecJ, translating into MIKRWVLKETDPHQLARLQTALNIHPVLLQLLVQRGISTFEEARKFFRPSLADLHDPLLMKDMDVAVKRIERAIANHEKVLIYGDYDVDGTTSVATVYSFFLALGVMVDYYVPNRYTEGYGISSQGIDWAKERGFTLIIALDCGIKSIDKIEYARQRSIDFIICDHHLPGETIPAAIAVLDPKRSDCSYPYKELSGCGIGFKLISAFAQQNNLPDESYLRYLDFVVVSIASDIVPITGENRVLAHYGLLKINQQPSEGLRALMQSNTVKKEFTISDLVFVIGPRINAAGRMDDARNAVQLLISESAHHAAGNAEVLNKHNTDRREFDSSITLEALAMLEADPAQAGKKSTVLFQPHWHKGVIGIVASRLIDKWYRPTIILTESNGLATGSARSVAGFDIYEAILACCDLLEQFGGHMFAAGLTMRIENIEAFTNRFEEVVASTIEERYLTPEIEINAELEMEEITPRFYSVLKQFAPFGPQNMKPVFMTSNVEDTGWSRIVGTDHLKFSLKKGHGSLNGIGFGMGSLLPIIKGGQPFDICYNLDENEWNNKKKIEMTVKDVRPSRTVS